One window of Pseudomonas urmiensis genomic DNA carries:
- a CDS encoding prenyltransferase/squalene oxidase repeat-containing protein produces MNERLLQQPRFPQGRGLANHQPDLWCTYAAIRSLAWIERLPSANVAQLQAYIQSRRNRDGGYAWSKGMPSDAWATFYCTETLKDLAAPVDQREATAQWIDTLFDGDAYAMCPGQTADAWATHYALRTLLDVCNGQVRDADALYRWLDGLQCANGGLSWSADFAKRDVADTRACFYGVMAARALARAGLRAPAWDRPRLIGWLQAQQVEAGGFRFSETAQSPCLWATYRATASLAELNAQPLDQQRCVAWIEALRGPGGGFVRWDGYDGEDVWAVFCAVGSLKAMGQPVEHMADALASFIATLAMPQGGYSYREVSSAADVLSTAAGLLGNGFGDDDRDAALRWIEGCQMPNEAGIMYMPGRGAELRCTAWGLAAGAFAEQPRARQAIGQWLASLQNPDGGFGFWEGRGSDLVSSASAVSILQALNDSAGVDLPSLERFVRSCRREEGGVIAYSAYPRGQSSLRAGLQALGCLAYLGLDVKAEAATLLAAHKVRQGGFANQGQRIPDLLSTYQALALALALELPIDIPHLGFFLDKVGAGQGFAWSPLYLEGQDALSACLGQLLLALVNGARTQLPILHLS; encoded by the coding sequence ATGAACGAGCGTTTGCTGCAACAGCCGCGCTTCCCGCAAGGGCGAGGCCTGGCTAACCATCAACCGGATTTGTGGTGCACCTACGCGGCAATCCGCAGCCTGGCCTGGATCGAGCGGCTGCCCAGCGCGAACGTGGCGCAGCTGCAGGCCTATATCCAGTCTCGGCGCAACCGTGATGGCGGCTATGCCTGGAGCAAAGGCATGCCCTCCGATGCCTGGGCGACATTCTATTGCACCGAAACGCTCAAGGATCTCGCCGCGCCGGTCGATCAGCGCGAGGCTACCGCGCAGTGGATCGATACCCTGTTCGATGGCGACGCCTATGCCATGTGCCCAGGGCAAACCGCAGATGCCTGGGCAACTCACTATGCACTGCGCACCTTGTTGGACGTGTGCAATGGCCAGGTACGCGACGCCGACGCCCTGTACCGCTGGCTCGACGGCTTGCAGTGCGCCAACGGCGGCCTGAGCTGGTCAGCTGATTTCGCCAAGCGTGATGTGGCCGATACCCGCGCCTGCTTCTACGGCGTGATGGCCGCCCGCGCCCTTGCACGAGCGGGCCTGCGCGCACCGGCCTGGGACCGGCCGCGGCTGATCGGCTGGCTGCAGGCGCAGCAAGTTGAGGCAGGCGGCTTTCGCTTCAGCGAGACGGCGCAATCGCCGTGCTTGTGGGCGACCTATCGCGCCACCGCAAGCCTGGCCGAACTCAACGCGCAGCCGCTGGATCAACAGCGCTGCGTGGCCTGGATCGAGGCCCTGCGTGGGCCAGGTGGCGGATTCGTGCGTTGGGATGGTTACGACGGCGAGGATGTCTGGGCGGTGTTCTGCGCCGTGGGCTCGCTCAAGGCGATGGGCCAACCGGTTGAGCATATGGCCGATGCGCTGGCGTCGTTCATCGCTACCCTGGCCATGCCCCAGGGTGGCTACAGCTACCGTGAAGTGAGCAGCGCCGCCGATGTCTTGAGCACCGCAGCGGGCCTGCTCGGCAATGGCTTTGGCGATGATGATCGTGATGCTGCGTTGCGCTGGATCGAAGGCTGCCAGATGCCCAATGAAGCCGGGATCATGTACATGCCCGGGCGTGGCGCCGAGCTGCGCTGTACTGCTTGGGGCCTGGCCGCTGGGGCGTTTGCCGAGCAGCCAAGGGCGCGCCAGGCCATCGGCCAGTGGCTGGCCTCGTTACAGAACCCCGATGGTGGTTTCGGTTTCTGGGAAGGGCGCGGCTCGGATCTGGTCTCCAGCGCCTCGGCGGTGTCGATCCTGCAAGCGCTGAACGACAGTGCCGGGGTGGATCTGCCCAGCCTGGAACGCTTCGTGCGCAGCTGCCGCCGCGAGGAGGGCGGTGTAATTGCCTATTCGGCCTATCCCCGAGGCCAGTCGTCCTTGCGCGCGGGGTTGCAGGCATTGGGCTGCCTGGCCTATCTGGGCCTGGACGTGAAGGCCGAGGCTGCGACGCTGCTCGCCGCGCACAAAGTGCGCCAAGGTGGCTTTGCCAATCAGGGCCAGCGCATCCCTGATTTGCTCAGCACCTATCAGGCGCTGGCGTTGGCGCTCGCCCTTGAGTTGCCGATCGATATCCCGCACCTGGGCTTTTTCCTCGACAAGGTCGGCGCTGGGCAGGGCTTTGCCTGGTCGCCGTTGTACCTGGAGGGCCAGGACGCACTGTCTGCCTGTCTGGGCCAGCTATTGCTGGCGTTGGTCAACGGCGCACGTACGCAGCTACCCATCCTCCACCTCTCCTAA
- a CDS encoding acyl carrier protein yields MNTLSIEQRIRHTLEQLLGAEVACLDRHASFRDFIGERFDSLMAVEVITAIEQCFEIEVDYLSDDVRFWFETLDKMQRFVAQKLEDQLTLQASV; encoded by the coding sequence GTGAATACCCTCTCTATTGAACAGCGCATTCGTCACACGCTTGAGCAACTGCTCGGCGCCGAGGTCGCCTGCCTCGATCGCCACGCCAGTTTTCGCGATTTCATCGGCGAGCGCTTCGATAGCCTGATGGCGGTCGAAGTGATCACCGCGATCGAGCAGTGCTTTGAGATCGAAGTGGACTACCTCAGCGACGACGTGCGCTTCTGGTTCGAGACCCTGGACAAGATGCAGCGCTTCGTCGCGCAAAAGCTCGAGGACCAACTGACTTTGCAGGCCAGCGTGTGA